The window TAAGTTTGAACctgaggggtagttgaggcaggtactctcgcaacatttaagaaacatttagacaggtacatggttaaggcaggcaggtgggactagtgtggatggggcatgttgttcggcgtgggcaagttgggccaaagggtctgtttccatgctgaatgactctaagactctatgagGTGGCAGTGGCAGTGGCCGGTACAATTACAAACTTAAAAAGACATTAGCACATTTAAataaataggataggtttaaaagaAAATGGCCCAAATGCCAGCAAATGTGAGTAACTCAGAAAGGTGCATTCATCAGCATAGACTGGTTTGACCAAacatcctgtttctgtgctgtctcacCCTATGACTATCAAAACATAGGTGGGGTGTACAAGTCTGTGAACACAATGAAGGATGGTGCGATGCCTCTATGTTCTTCTAATCACCAGCGTGCTCCTCTTGTTTCTGTAGGTTTCTATTCGTTGTCCATCAGGCGATCCAACATTGCAACCTGGGACTCGATCAAACACTACCGCATTAACCGCTTGCCCAACGGATGGTTCTACATCTCTCCACGACTCACCGTTCCATCTCTGCACGACATGGTGGACTATTACTCAGGTGCGTTTCACTTGAGTCCTTGCACTGCAAGACCAGAGCTATGTCCACAGCGATAAGCTCATAGGTCATACATTCATAACTtcactggagtgcaggaggatgaggatgaggggcgatcttgtagaggcgtataagatcatgagaagtcTCAATTGGGtaaatgcctatctaaaagtcattTAGTCAGAGTAGGGACATTGAGAACCAgatgacagaggtttaaggtgaagggggaagagatttaacaggaaactgaggggtactttttattttacacaatagGTGgtaggtatggaacaagctgccagaggaggtagttgggaactatcacaacatttagaaacacttggacaggtacgtggataggataggtttagagggacatgggccaaacgcaggcagacgaGTCTAGTGCAGATGGGCCATGTAATGGGGTTTGTAAGGAAAATAAtttccgtctgtggcaatgaattccacagatttgccaccctctggctaaagaaattccacctcatctcctttgtaaagtaacgtccttttactctgaggatgCTTCAATTGAAAGGAGGACTGTAAATACATGATGTTGTTAACATCGTCACTACTTTCTGAATTGgcgtccaagtccataactccctgatggaggcaacacaagcagatagagttgtaaagaaggcatatggtgcgcttgccttcattgatcaaAACATTGAGTGTAAGAATCAGGAAGCCATGATGATTTATAGGACTTCAGTTAGGTCACATATGGAGTATTTCCTGCAGCTCTGGTTGTCCCATTATAGAAAGGAtacggaggctttggagagggtacagaagacatttaccaggatgctgcctggattagctccaaggagaggttggacagacttggattgttttctctgaaacatcggaggttgaggggagatctgataaaagTACATGAAATAAtgataggcatagatagggtagttgagacaggtactatcacagcgcttaaaaaacatttggacagatacgggtgcatggatagggctaggtttagagggatactagactaagtgcagacccgttgggtctgctcccccaacgcacccgttccctacccgtagcccccacgggagacgtggtcctccaactcaagctatTTCCGAAAATAAGATTCCaacactcagcagtgcggctgtttttaaatggcgtctttgaggcgagaggcgggcgccagcagccgttatggtcgctggccagcaggaggcaacaaaatgagtgagtggggggggagaaggattttattaaaaatgtgtacataaacaggacgaaatttaatcaggagtggatacttggaatgaaaagtgaaatctctaccgaaacggaaaaaaatctcggcgtttctgcgtctggtgttggcgtagcaacgaatcaaaggctggcacccacaagacaggcagaaatacacacacacacacacacagttttaaagatagatagatagatagatttaaagatagatagatagatagatagatagatagatagatagatagatagatagaggccagaagcaggcaggtgggactagtgtagatgggcatgttggttggtgtgggcaagttgggttatttccacgctgtacgacaaTGACTTTTTATCCGCATGTCACTGATAATCCCGTTCTCTGCACCCCCTGTAGAATCCGGTGAAGGACTGTGCTGTATGTTGAGGGAACCATGTCACATCCAGGGAGTACGAGCCCCCCAGCAACATCACCCGGACCCCATTATAGTGCAGAACCCTCAGCTGAACTGGAACGAGATGGACAGGTAAAGAAATCTTGTTTATCAGTCGCAATGTTCCTCACCAACTTAGACTTCCCCAACGACAATACATCCCAGACCTCTGCACAGACAAGGAAAGGGAAATGAATCATTGAGATTCAAAATAGTGGCGGATGGGGAAAGTGTATGGTGAAGTCTTCAAACTTAGGCggtggagattagtttagttaatgggcccgtcccacttacgcaactttttcggcgactgcaggcACCCGTcaaaggtcgttgcaggtcgccgaaaatgttcaacatgttgaaaatccagcggggaccagaaagacgctacgactctttgggcgactgaggataatactcacgaccatgaaggcaacaccctggcgacatgtcgcggggtgatgtctgtatgattgtgagtagtcgcccaaagagtcgttccttgttctggtctccgctggattttcaacatgttgaaaattttcggcaacttgCAATGACCTAttacaggtgccggcagtcgccgaaaaagttgcataagtgggacaggcccataagagatACAGCCATGACtgagtggcggagtagagtcggtgggctgaataGCCGACTTCTGCTCCGATGACTGCTGCTGCAATGAACTTATAATTACTCACTGCCCaacttctctctcctcttcttcaGCTCCGTTTTGATAAACAACGACAAAGAATCGGAAGAGGAGTCGCCCGTCAGCGTGGGATTGCGGGAAGCCATCAACTCTTACCTGTTCATGACCGAGGAGATGGGGCTGGATGAGATGAGCAACAAGAAGACTCGGTTGAAAATGCTGCAAACTCGGCTGCAGAATAGCCAAAGGCAAGCCGGCCACAACCTTGTTGGCAACCTCAGTGGCAGTGACTTCAGCTCTGCCAGATACTAATGCCAGATGTGAAGAGGATGGCCTGCCCCTGCCACAGACTTCATTGTACTCACTTTAATTTATTTACAGTTTATTATTTGGATGCAGTTGAGCTGCCTCTTGttactttttttaattattttccttAACGAAAGAAACCACGTTGCTTGGTTGTGGTATTGGAATCCAAAATGGCTTACCATGAGATGAAAGGCTTTAAAATGGCTGCCAAAGATCACATCACATCTTGCCTCAACCACTTGGTGGACTTTAAGAACAGAATTGTTAAAGAGAAAGGAAGAAAATCAAACCTATTTTAACTGCATTTATAATTTTGCCAGggtgatgcttgtttaaacctcCAAGGAGAATAATTCCTGacaccaagaactgcagatgctggaatcctgagtaaatcacaaagtgctggagtaattgtgaCCCCCCCCATTCTTGGAACCTTGCATTGAATTGTTTTGCAGTGACTTGCACTCTGCATTTATTTTACACTCTGTCAGATCCCACAACTGATTGAGAAAGAGTGATTGCaatgttgctgtcttacagcactagagacccgggtttgatcctgagtacgggtgctgtctataccaagtttgtacattctccctgtgactgcatgcatTTTATCCAtgcgctccggttttctcccacactccaaagacacacaggtttgtaggctaattggcttctgtaagttgtaaattgtccctagagtgtaggattgtgttagtgtttgGGGTAATCActgaggggaagatacagagtagaGACTATAGTTCTTAGCGTAGTAACGCACCAGTTCCATGGACAGAGTCCTATGTCTGCAGGTGATGAGTCCTATGTCtgcgcatcaagtctactttgccattcaatcatggctgatctatctttccctctcaaccccattctcctgccttctccccattacccctggcacccttactaatcaataacatgtcaatctccacattaaaaatatccattgacttggccttcacagctgtctggggcaatgaattccacagattcaccaccctctgattaaagaaattcctccttgtttccttcctaaaggaacgtccttttattctgaggctatgtcctctggtcctcgactctcccactagtggaaacatccagtcTCACCAGGCCTGTTCGGTATGTTTGGTTTTATTAACTGAAACAGAAACAAATTTGGGTCAGAGTTGACCTGGCAAACACCACGAGTTACAATCTGTATGCGCCTAATTGCAATTGGAAACATTTTTGGGTATCAGCCACTTGAATCAAATTGCAACTTTGATAAGAAAACTGCCACGCAAGCGAAGAGCGATGTTCAGCCCCCCGTTTCATTATCAGTGGCCCCAAGAAGCTTCCTGTGGAACGAGCAGGATCTTCTTACCAGGAACCCACGATCAGCCACTGAATGGAAAATGTAGTCGCTCTGCTCTTCTCAGTATTCCATTTAGTCTACGGAAATACTTTGTGCTTTTGTGCTAACACAGCATCTGCTGTTACAGCGAGTCTGTACAATACTGCTGCCAGTGTAGATTTGGTAAATTGTCCGATAACAATGGAGGCAACATGGGCAGCgtagtggagcagtggtagagttgctgccttacaacgccaaagacccgtgttcgatcctgaccacgggtgctgtctgtatgcagtttgtatgttctccctgtgaccccgtaggCTTTGGCCAGGTGCTCTGgtgttctcccacactccaaagacgtacaggtttgtaggttaattggctttggtaaaattgtaagttgtcccctagtgtgtaggatagtgctagtgtacggtgtgatcactggtcggtgggccaTTGGgcacgtttccgcgctgtatctctaacgtctaaagttaGATATAGCAGTtgcttaaaacattaaaaaaatcacatcctGCTTGTTCAGAGTGGCTTTAATTCGTCATCTAGGTTTCCAAGAATCAAATTGAAGGTtggataataataaaatattaatctgaagaaggcacCCACCCCAAATCCATATTATTATCCTGCAGAaaatctgcctgacccgctgagttactccagcactttgtgtttatctttgcagGTGAGCCAAATCCTTTTGTAAATATCCGTTAAGGTTTCTAAGCTTCAAGAACACCATTTCGTCAACTGGAGATCCTTAAACATAGACAATATTTGATGATTTTCTTAATATCACTAACACCGATCTCTCTCGCCGTTGCAAGGGTGCTGAAGAAAGTAATTTTTTTACTCTTCGAGTGTGGGGTGATCCTAATTCCTGCGATATTCCAAGGGTTGGCAGGGAATTGGGCGTGATGTACTTTGGGAAGTTGCTTTGGCACTCCCAGGGAGCTCCAGAAAAAGAATCCCAATCCTCCCTGCCCACACTGCCCAGATTTCCGAACCAGTTCTCCCAACTGTCTGCGATCCACACTGCCAGTGCCCTGGGTTGGATATTAATGAAGGCTATAGCTTGCTGTATTGAAGCAGTCCACTAGACTTGTTTCAATGAACAGAAGCTGGAATggatgctgagaagatttacaaagttgAGGGCCTGAGTagtctaggactctattccttggagcgcaggaggatgaggggtgatctcatagaggtgtacagaatcatgagaggaatagatcggatggaCACATACTGTAgattcacttgcccagagtaggggaatctagaaccaaaggacatagatttcaggtgagggaggaaagatttaataggaacttgaggggtaactttttcacacaaagggtggtgggtgtatggaacgagctgctggaggaggtagttggggcaggtactatcgcaaggtttaaaaaacatttagacaggtacatggataggacagatataaaggaatatggggcaaacgcaggcaggtgggactagtgcagatgggacattttAGCCGgtctgggcaaattgggccaaagggcctgtttcctcactgtaagactatgactatgATTTGGTTCCTTTGAACTATATTCAATGGGAGAGAAGATGGAACGGTTAAATTCTATGCTTGGATTAGGAATGTTTTATTGAAATAGGAATTCAAAATTTGTAAACCTTCTCCAAAGCCCGGGTAGCCATGTTTTCAAGAGGTTTCTGTGTAATTTATTTGGTTCATTCCATGGTCATTTGTTGACTTGTTATTAATGCAATGGTAAATAAAGCTAACTTTGTACTAAAGCCATGGTTTCTCATGTGATTCGAAGACTCCTAGATCCCATGAAGAGTTAAAGGATACACATAACAACACATTGCTTTCCATTTATTTCCCCATTTGTCAACAGTTTCATTAGAATTCTAGACGCATCATTCTGTTCTGCAAAGTTGCATTGGAAACTATCTAAATCACTTCAATATAGAATAAATGCGTTTACACAGTGCATATCATGGCTTCAGAATGTACCAGAGAGATTTCGAAAGAATACATTGACCTTGAATGGACCAAGTGTTTTACCCAGGGGAGGGGGCATCAAGAGACAGAGGACAtaagttgaaggtgagaggagaaagatttaaatggaacccgaggggcaatgttttcacacagagggtggtgggtgaatggaactaactgccagaggaggaggtttaaggcagggactacgacagcatttaagagacacttggatgggtacttggatgggaatggtttagagggatatgggcgaaacttGGGCAAATGAGAcctgcttagatggagcatcttagtcggcatggatgagttgggccaaagggcaagtTTCCATTCACTATGACTCTAGGAGGTGCCAATGTAGAAAACACTGCAGCCAAATGATTCATGGCAATCAGGTGAAGACTGAATCTGGCTGAGGGATGAGTGTTGGTCAGaataccttccttccattgaaaaTTGCTATATGGCccagaggtagagttgcagccttacagcggcagagaccgggttccatcctgactacaactgctgtctgtaaggagtttgaacgttctccctgtgggttttctctgggtgctctggtttcctcccacactccggagacgaacaggtttgtaggttaattggcttcggtcaattgtaaattctccatagtgtgtagggcagtggtcgtgtgatcgctggtcggcgtgggctgggtcggctgaagggtgtgtttccacgctgtatctgtaaagtctaaagaatccCCGTTTGGGATTCTTCCAACTCCAGCATGCCCTTCCTTACATCAAACAGCCAAATGGGGTTGTATGTGGCCTTTTTAGGGGGTCAACCATTGTGATGTATATCTGTAGTCACAGCCagaccagaggggggggaaatttaatatgaacctgcgGGGTAACGTGTTTGGTGgttgtatggatcgagctgctggacgaggtagttgaggcagatactatcgcaacatttacaaaacatttggactggtacatggataggagaggtttagagggatctgggccaaatgcaggcagatgtagatggggcatattggtgtgGTGGGCAGGATGGGTGGAAGGGTAgaagtttccatgctatatgactaggCCCAGGGTCAGATCACAGATTCCCTTATGTTAAGATGTCATTCTTTTAGCTATAAACAAAAATGTATGTTTGCCTTTTCTGATGCACTGCTTCACACATCCACCATGTCCTGTGCCAGGAACATAATACTTTCATCCCCATTGTGGAAATACGTGCAGGGCTAATGCCTGGCACCAACATCCCACTCGTATAAACCAAGTGCAGCTTTCATAACTTCGATGACCTTGTGAAATCGCTTATCCGCCCGCCCACACACAAACAACTttttctgatattgcttcaaacGTACGTGGGCGGAATTTTGTGAAACTTGGCCGCGGCAAATGATTAATTAGCACTTGAAAGAAAATCTGCTCTCAATGTTTATCTTGCCAATAGGACTGGTCTCAGGCACTGGGAACAAACTCTGCTGGCAACAGATAGTAATCTTAACCAGGAACAGGCATTAAACATAACCATGCACAGATGAATTAATGTAAttcattgccgaaccagcaggtcgaggaacagcttctttccggcggctgtcactctactcaacaacgtacctcggtgactgccaatcaccaccccccccccccggacacttattattatttattcaaatcgtttgctatgtcgctcttccagggagatgctaaatgcatttagttgtctctgtactgtacactgacaatgacaattaaaattgaatctgaatctgaatctgaatctgaatctgaatgaatgaatgtaaccAGGTACAGGCAATAAATGTAATCAGGTACGGGcagtagagtggcacagtggtagaattgctgtctcacagcgccagagacccaggttcgatcctgacctccagtgctctctgtgtggagtttgtacgttctccctgtgaccgtgtgggctttctccagtttcctcccacactccaaagatgtacaggtttgaacaataattggcttgtgtaaattgtccttagtatgtgggatacagtgtacaggtgatcgctggtcagtgcgggctcagtgggctgaaggacctgcttccacgctgtatctctaagatctAAACTAATAACCAGCTACAGGCAAATAAACATAACCAGGTTCACGGGATGGAGGCCATGTAGTGGTTGCGTTGTTAATGGGGCAGGTAAACTAAAGCTAAAAAGACAAGAGATACAGGagtaagagtgctggagtaactcagcgggtcaggcagcatctctggagaaaatggacacgtgacgtttcaggtctggacccttcttcagattatagtggggttattgatttcaGCCTCTGgatgagatacaaggaactgcagatgctggtttactaaaaaaagacgcagagtgctggagtaactcagtgggtcaggcagcatctctggagaacacagatgagtgacgtttcaggtcgggacccttcttcagggacccTGAAAAAGTGTTACGACCCAAAActgcaccaatccatgttctccagagatactgcttgaaccgctgagtgactccagcaccctgtgaccTATCCAGTGTGGGCATTCCCCATTAAATGCTAACTCTCCTCTCTCACTTTGAGTGGTGGAAGATGTTTGGGCAGCACAGcatcgcagcggtagaattgctgcttcacaGGAGAACACAGATGGTTGACGATTCACATTGGGACTCTTCTTCTCAAGCTCAGGTcgagatccaaaacgtcatctatccacgttctccagagatgctgcctgatctgctgagttactccagctctttgtgtctttctgaGGTGAACAGGataggaaagggtgcagggattggaaaggtttagaggaatatatatgaaccaaacgcaggcaaataggactggcttagatggtgcACCTTGGTCAACTCAAGTTCGATGGACAACTCAGTGACTCTCGGAAGTTGTCCGATAGTCATTAAAAGATTCGGTAAAGAGGTCTGGGAAAGGAAACCTCTAGACATTTGGTCTGTAGGTGAGATGACCAATGTGGTTAGATACATCCCTCTCATGGGCACTGCCTCGTCACTCATTTGTATCAGAACCACCCATGAACTTCAGCAACAGGAACTACTGGCCACATTCTCACCCCAGGCCACTCTTCTAAAACTCCCACTCTTCATTTCAAATCCCTTTAAAACCACCATTCTCTCTGTGGTTTCTTCCACCCCAATAATCCTCTGTGATCGCCATGCTTCTTCAATACTGCACAATGACGCAGCtggcagagacgctgcctcacagcaccagagaccgggttctgtctgtgtggagtttgcacgttctctgtgtgggttttctccgggtgctccagtttcctcccacatcccaaagacg is drawn from Leucoraja erinacea ecotype New England chromosome 21, Leri_hhj_1, whole genome shotgun sequence and contains these coding sequences:
- the LOC129707286 gene encoding src-like-adapter 2, encoding MGSRPSKSRRFSNAVIPSTMNNQPSNDMSQIMVVVALYNYPSSSDVEPIITVGERLNVIHNEGDWWKVVSLATGKECRIPCSYVAKVYHRWLFEGISREKAEELLLLPSNQSGAFMIRDSQTRKGFYSLSIRRSNIATWDSIKHYRINRLPNGWFYISPRLTVPSLHDMVDYYSESGEGLCCMLREPCHIQGVRAPQQHHPDPIIVQNPQLNWNEMDSSVLINNDKESEEESPVSVGLREAINSYLFMTEEMGLDEMSNKKTRLKMLQTRLQNSQRQAGHNLVGNLSGSDFSSARY